The nucleotide window GGGTCAGTGAGTCCCCTGAGTTGCTGAAGGGTCAGACAGCTTCCAGAGCATCTGGGCCCCGTGCCGACCCCACCACCGCTCGGCAGGACTAGAGGCTGCTGGGCCACCCTCTCCTCGTCTCCTCGGGAGCCAGGACCCAGCCTGGAAGCCAGTGGGCAGGATGGGGCGCAGCCTGGGGCTGTGAGCAGTGCTGGTCTGGGTCACAGCAGGTCCTGGGAGCTGCACAGCCTTATTTTAGCTTGGTAACAACAGCTCACACCTGAACTGACACCCAAGAACCAGACAGGTGGACACAAAGCCCAGGAATCCGGCTCTGGGGTGGCTTCAGAGACTGGCCTGCAGGTGCTCAGGCTCGACCCACCATGCTGGCCCCAGGGTGAAAAGCAGAGCCGGTTGGCACCTGTGGGCAGAGCCAGCAGCCGCTTTGTGAAGGAGGAATGGATTTCTCACCCAAGAGCTCAGCTCAGCAGGACATCCCTGTGGCCCGAGGCTCTAGATGCATCGCACATGGAAGCACGCCTGCGACTATGAAAGCACTTCCAGGCCGGGGGTTTGGTGGAGGCTCTTTTCAGCTGTGACCTCTGGGGTCACCTCTATGCCCTTCCCCAGGGCTCCTGAGCCATCCCTGGGCCTACGGTCTGTCTGCGGCATCAGAGCTCTTGgaacaaaaatcaaaattttctttGCAGGGTGGAGCCAGGCACTGAGACGAGAGGGGTGGAGGCACCCTTTGGACTGAGCTCAGATGCTATTTCATGCAGCTCAGAATGTGGTCACCAGAAGGGACATTCTGATGTTAACATGAATCTGAGATGGGGACACATGGAAGAGGGGCACCACAGGTGAGCCCAATGGCACATGAGTTGGCGACGGGCCCCATGCCATCGCGTCAGCATCTCTCTGAGACCCAGCTCTGGGCAAAACCCCCCGGAGAGcagcccaccctcccctccttgcACCCCTCCTGACAGGTGTGCTCACCTGGCACGGAGTAGGAAAGCTGCTCCCAGCTGCTCCACACGTCCCCGGTCCAGTGGCCGGCGTATTGGCCGTGGCCGGCAAAGGTTGAGCGAGAGATCACAAAGGGGCGCGTTCCCCGAGCCTTTACCAGAGCCCTGGGTGGAGCAGGGGGACAGAGAGCTGTGTTGAGCAGAGTCACCAGGAGCCCCATCACTGCCCACAAGAGCGCCTGGCGGTGCAGcaggaaggataagctgggagcAAGGAGTTGCCTTGCTGAGGTCACCGCCACTGTCTGCCGGGCAGTCAGCCCTGCCATCTGACTTACCCTCGAAGATGCACGTGTCACGGGGAGGACAAACTCAAGGGAGCCAGAGGCCCTGGTCAGCCCTGGCCTCCCTGTCTCGTCACCATGCCCTTCCTCTGAGGCACCAGGcatggagctggggtggggggtgggggtgggatgtggGGACGGCCAGGGCCTCCTCCTTCCTGCACCCGGGCCCCTCACCTGTGGGAGGCGAAGGCTTCGGTCAGGCCGTACAGGTTGTGCAGGTCGTAGTGCGTGGACAGGAACTGGTGGCCGGAGGCGCAGATGGTGGCTGCCCGGAGGGTCCCGCCAACCACCCCTGGAGGAGAGCGGGCTGTTTCCTTGGAGCCTCCTCCCGGCAGGCTGGCGCCCCCCACATCTTGAGAGCCCCCTGGGGACATGGGGTGCGTCCCTGTACAGTCTCCACTTCTCCAAGGACAGGACGAGGCGATGCCGCAGGTTGTGGTCTGCACACCCAGACTTCACGTCTGCCTGCTCCTAACcattttcagtttttccctgtccGACTGCCTAAGCCTGAAACACCCCCTCTGAAGGGTCTCGCCTCAGCTGCACATGCCCAGTCAGCATCACGTGGCTGGGGTCTCCCCACACGAACCTTACTCCCAGGGCACCCCTTGCCTTTCCCGGGCTGGCTGCTGCCCATCAGCTTCTCAGAAACCAGAGCTTTGAGTCTCCCAAACCAGAGAAGGAAATCCCTGATTTGAGCCGTTAAATCCCCAGCCGACTAGTGCTGGGGGGCGGGCAGGTGGAGGCAGCTCACCTGGCACGTAGGGCGGGTTCTCCAGGTTGCTGTTGGGGCAGCCATCCACTGAGCCCCTCACAAAATTGGATGGCTCGTTCATGTCCTGCAAGAGAGGCCCTGGGGGTGGGTGCCCTGCCTGGTGCAGGGAGCGGGGCCGGTCCCTGAGGCCACCGGATGCCCAAGGGTGGGGCCACACTCACGATCCACATGCCGTCAAAGGGCACCTGGGCGTGGAACTCGGCCACCATGTCCTGCCACCAGTCAAGGGCCTCGGGGTTGGTGAAGTCAGGGAAGGCGGTGAGTCCGGGCCACACCTGGACGAAAGGCCAGAGGGGAGACAGggcccctggagcctgcacgGAGGCCCTGTGTGTCCTGGCTGCAGGCAGAGCCGTAGCCTCACTCATCTACCCAGGGATGGGTGGACTGCAAGGGGAGGAGCATGGGGAGGCCCCACTTTCACACAAGGGCGCAGAGGCCCCAGAATCTGCACTGCTGGGAgccttcccagcctcccctcAGGCTGGACCCCCTTCCTCCTGGTTCTGGGCCTGCCCTGGACCAGGAGGTCAGGAGTCTACTGGGCGCCCCGCCCACCGGGAAGGCCTGGGAACCATCAGGAAGCCCCTGGGGGCCCAGAGGATGTGGAGGACCCCAAGGCCTCCCCAAGCATCTTTGGAGCTTGTTTCTGAGCTGCCCGCAAACAAGGGCCCCTGACACAAGGATTCAGGGTGGTCTTCCTTGTCAGGGGCCACTGTCACCCCCAGCTGTCACCGCCCCCCGCTGCAGTCCTACTGCCCAGGGACCCCTGCTTTCTCCCCCTCGCCCCCCAGGCCCTGCTGTACCTGCCCAATCAGCGGCTGCCCAGTCTCATTGGTGATGAAGACGCCCCGCCTCAGACCCTCGTCGTAGGGTCGGTAGGTCCCGGCAGGGCTGGAGCTGCTGATGGCAGGATCCTGGGGAGAGAAACCAGTCAGAATGAGAGGGAAATGCCCGAAGACTTGGCACCCATCGCTGGGAAAACGGGAAAATGCTCTCGATAAACGTTAACGAGGCACAGGTGGATGCGCCCCGTATGAGCCAACACGCTGCGTGTGAGTGGACATGCACGTGACCCCGCCCCcattgccaaaaagggcgcacCTGGATGCGGGCGCTCCTTTTGCTTTAAGGGCCCAGAGTTTCACAAACATTCTACAGGGAGcgtttatttcatttagaataaaaaaagaaaaggtctgtgTCTGCCCTCCCTGCTCTGAGTGGACCTGGATGCTGCTGCCTTCAGAGGGGCTGCAAGAATGGAAATGACCATCAGCCCAATTCCAAACGGATTTCCTCTCCTGAGGGGTATCCGTGGTGGCGACCATTTGGTTGTCTtggctccccctcccctcctctggccCCCCAGCTGTACCAGACCCTGAATTAAACCCCTCTGGCTGCGGGGACTGGCCCAGGGAAGTGTGTCTTTCTGCTGAGCCACTCAGATCCTGCCCTCCTTCCCACAAGACAGAGCTGACTGCAGGGAGGCAGGGCCAGGGGTTTCATGGAGCTTCTGGGGTTCCGGCTGCCCTGGCACACAGCTCCACCCGGCCCTTTCAGAGCTGAGTGGTGTCAGCTGAGCAACgcgtccccccaccccgccccttgcTTTAAGCTGTTCAAGTAACCTACAGCCGTAAGGATCCTGAGCCACAGACAGATGTCTCCAGGGACATCACTGGATAGCAGGAGCCAAGTCTATAAATCTGATATTCCCTCGATATCAAAGACCCTCAGAAACATTCTCAGTGACCATGGCAAGCATGAGGACGATGCCACTGAAAGTTGGAGCCAACAGACACTGGGCCCCTCTCCTTCCAAAAGAGCCTGCTCCCTGTGGCACAAGAGGGGAGGGGGCACTCACAACAATCATGATGTACCGCCGGCCACTTTGGTGGAGATCCTGCACCATGGCCGGGAAGTCCCCAAAGCCGTCCTTGTTGAAAGTGAAGTCCCGCCTGGCGTCCATGTAGTCCAGGTCATTCCACTGGACGTCCTGCAGCCACAGCACAGGGCGGTCGGGGCGCAGGCTCGttgcccccgccccaccctgggggccccaggcccctccccggCACTCACCAGAGGGAAGTGTGCCCTGGTCATGTTCTCCACAACCTGGCGGGTGATGGCGGTGGAGGAGTAGCCCCAGCGGCACAGGTGGAAGCCCAGGCCCCAGTACGGTGGCATGAACGGGTAGCCTGGGAGCCAAGGCGACCgtgagggggcaggaggggctggggagggaggggccgggggccagGGTCAGGGAGAGGCCTACCCACGATGTCCAGGTACTGCCGCACCACGCTCTTGGGCTCCGGGCCCAGGAAGATGTACACATCCAGGATCCCGCCTGTCGACCTCCAgctgagggctgggctgggctgcaggACCACATCTGGGGGAAGCAGCCCTGGGGCTCAGGGACAAATACTCATCCCCCTTGCCCAGGTCCTTCGGCACTGCACCAATGGGCCAAACCACCGCTGGAGAGGCGGGGTCCTCCCACAGGGAGCTTGGGGGCCCTGGGACAGTCACCTGAGCCCAGCTTGCTGAGATCCTTGGAGCAGGACCGGAAGATGCTGAGCAGCTGGGTGGGCCTGGGGCCCCTTTTTTGGCCTCAGCCCCACCCCGCCCAGGTCAGAGGTCCCAGAGCCCACCTTAGAGGCACTGAAGGACAGAGCTGGCAGAGGCCACAGCCCACTGGTCATTTCTCGGAATAGTGTACGAGACCCgaccccctgccccctcctctacCTCCAGCCTGTCAGATAGGTGCAGAGAGGCCCAGCCCCCTCTACGAAGGAGGGGGTGTGGcttcaccagggaaaccctggccGGGAGCTCAGAAGCAGAACTGGCTGGGGGACGTGGAGGGCCCCAGTACCCCCTTGCTTACCCATGGCATTGCTGTTCAGCAGGAAGACCCCGTGAGCTAAACCGCCATCCTCCAGGACCAGGTAGAAAGGGTGAGATCCATATAGGTTCACGTCGGGCTGGGACACGGCAGACAACCTGCTTTACGTCCTGGCCCATGAAGCCCCTCCGATCGCACGCCCCGCCCTGGCCACCCCTTTACCGCAGGCGCAACGTCCCGGTTCCAGAGAGTGATCTTGGTCCAGTTGGTGCTGAGCATCAGGGGCCCGAGGTGTTCGGCAAGGCCCGTGATGTGCTGGGACGGCAGGGAGGTGGACAGCTGCAGAAACTGGTCGGCGAAGAACAGGGGGGCCACTGTGGTGTTCAGCCTGACAGGAAGAGACCAGGTGGCCTCGCACCAGAAGCCAATGGCCCCATGAGCCCTGACCACAAGCAGGTGCTGGGCAAGGGCTGCCCAAAACCCTTCCAGTCCTGGGAGTCGTGGCCCTGAGCACCTCCCAGGAGGGCCAAACTGCTCCCAGACATCGTGGAGCTGCCCAGCCAGGGGCAGTTAGGGTGCCCCAAGGTTCCACGGGGTcaagagcaaggcaaaaaccacGTACAGGGTCCCTCTCTGCATGGAAGATGCATCACGGCTAATTTCGTGGGACAAGTTCCTGCTGAACCCCACCAGCCCCTGTGTAAGACTTTGCTCACCTGCCTGTGGGTGTCTGTGCGTGTTCAAGACCAAGATCtgataaaatgcttaaaaaactTCTCTCCAAACTCCGCTTGAAGGTCAGCTTCTCAGAGAGGCCCCCCCAGCTGCAGAGCCAGCCCACACCCTGCATCTGCACAGCCCATTTCTACCTCCCTCTGCTATGTCAGTCCTGGGAGCAGGTCCACAATACCCGGCCAAAAAATGAACAggccacaaaagaaagaaatgcacttCAGAAGGCAAGTGCTCTGAAGATTTGGGCAAGTCCAAGTTCCCTCCTTCTGAGCGTGTAGCAGAGTTCGGTGCAGAGCAGGGCCTTGTCAGCCAGCACATATTCGTGTAGGACTATGTGGGCAAAGTGCATGCGATGCGTCCTGGGAAAGGTGCTTGCACAGCCCAGTGTCAGGGCCAGCGGGCAGCCGTGGCAAAACTGCTGACCCCGTGGCTGGGGGTATGGGGGGGCGCTTCTGGGCCCGAGCGACACCGGACACTTGGACTCACAGCCATAGCGTTTGAGTCTAAAAGATGCTTCGGTGCATCCAATACCTGGGGCGTGGGCTGGGGGGAGGTGAGGGCGAGACCAAGCAACACCATCATCCTCTCCACAAATATCCCTGAGCTCTGCTGTGGGTCAGAACTGCTCTAGGAGCTGGTGGTTCAGGAGGGAACAGGAAAGGCTCCTGCCTCAGGCAGATGGCAGCCATGGTCCAAGCAAAGGTAAGGTCCCGTGGGGGCACGCAAACCCTGGAGGGACATGGAGCAGAGTGGCCGACAGCACAGACGCTTGGGCTGGGCTTCGTCACCTGCCAGCAAGCACCtggcctctctgtgtctctgtctccccatctgtaaagtggggataataacagcaccTACGTCCCAGTTGTTATGAGGACTGGACAAGTTAATCACTGCAGTGCCTGATATACTGATGTGTAGTATGTGataaataaacaagaataaaGCAGGCTTGGGGGTGCTGCCTGGAGTGGGGTTGCCGCTTTAGACTggaccagggtttctcagccgaggcactactgacatttgggccGATCGCTCCGTGTTCCGGGCCggcctgtgcattgtagggtgtttagcagtatccctgCACCCCAACGCCCAgtggtgacaaccaaaaatgtctccagctgTTGCCAAATATCCCCTCTGAGGAGGGGCCTTTGAGGGCGCGGGGTGGAGGGAACAGTGAGCACCAGGGCACTGCGGGGCAAGGAACAGCCAGGAGGCCAGAGCAGGAGGGTGGACCACAATAGGGTCAGGGACGATGCCCTCCAGCTCCCTAAACCTCCCAGCAGATAGTGGGCACAGAAACTGGGCACTCACAGCACCCGTCCATCCAGCTTCCGCCGCATGATCACCCCAAAGGGCTCCTCTGAGAACTCCACGCTGTAGAGCGTGGACGGCGCCTGGCTGCGGACACGTGGGGTCTCCAAGGGCACCTCATAGCGCTGGTTGGTGGGATCTTTGATCTAGAAGAGAGTGGTGTCATGAGGCCCTTGGTGGCCGGCTGCCCCTGCACACCTGTCCACTCCATCCTTCACCCTCCAGAGAAGCGAGGCGTCAGTTCAAGTCTCAGGGTGGCCGCACACAGCGTGGGCGTGTGGACAGATTGGTCCacatccctgagcctcagtttcctcgtctataGAGCCAGGAGAGCACCTCCTGTGGGGTGTGCCAGGTAAGACACAGGAAATCTGGATTTCAGATAAgcaatttttttagtataaatatgtctcAGATATTGCACGGGACATGCTTACACTAAAAAAAAGAGACTAATTCCTGGGTTATCTGAAATTCATATTTGTATCTTTATTTGCTGAATCTGGCAACATTTTTCTACCTGGCATATCTAGTCACAGGGTGAACGAGAAAACATAACTAGAACACCCAGCCCTTGTCTGGTACATAGTCATCACTCAGTAATCCACGGCTGTCATCAGCTACTTTGTTAAAATAACTGGGCTGTACTCAATTACGTGCTTCAGGCTCTCTCACCTTTGTGTCTGCACATTCATTCAGTTGACAAgtttttactgagcacctgctatgtgccaggcactgttccaggggCTGGGAAGCAGCAGGGAATAAACCGGACAAGAGGCCCTGCCCTCAGTGGCTGGGATCCCACTGCCCACTGCCTGGAAcagccccccttcctccctctccacctttccccttcCTGACTCCTACTTTAGGTCCCAGCTGGGATGTCACTTCCTGGGGGGCACCTAACCTCCCACCACCTCGCCCTGAGCCCTGCCCTCTAGAACATCTTGTAGAACCTCCTAGTCACTGTCTTAGCGGCCCACTGTTCCCTGAGTGTAGGCACTGTGTCTGCTCACACCCAGACTCCAGGTGAGGGCACAATTAACGTCTGTGCATAAACAAACACCCTGTAGAGTCCGTCTTTGCCCACTGTCCGCACACTctctgcccctgcccagcccccgcccgcccaccGTGAAGTGGAGCCGGCTCTCAGTCTCCAGCAGCACGTCCAGCCGCAAGGTCATGATGTCCTTGGGGAAGAAGGTCGGGGTGGCACGGATCAGGGTGGCCGTGTAGCCCGTCTTGGTGGTAGTCAGGTTCTCCAGCCTGTAACTGGGATAGCTGGGAGGGAAGAAGCACCAGGGCTGCCCCATCTGGGTGCCCGAAGGCCACCTTGCAGGCATGTAGCAGCAGCCCCGGGCCTCACACTGCTCCTGGGTGATGGCCTTGTCTGGGGCGCAGTCGAAGCGGCTGTCGGGGGGCAGGTCGCACTGTGTGGGTGCTGCCCTGGGGCTGCCGTGGCGCCCTGGGACGGGCTGGGGCCCTTGGCCGCTGGCTCCGGGCTGGCGAGCTGGGTAAATCTCCTCTTGGGAGAAGCTGCGCAGCTCTCGGGGTACCACGTCGAAGTCATGAAGCAGGATGTGCCCCAGGATGGCCAAGGAGACTAGGGCGCAGACCCCCAGCAGGGGGCAGGAACAGGGTGGCATGTGTGGGCAGCGGGCCCAGGAGGCCTGCAGACAGAAGAACCAGGCTCAAAGGGACGGCAGCAGGGAGTGGCCGGGGCCTCAGGAGACTCTCAAAGCAGCTTCCAGACATGAACTTGTGGCCAGCCCAGCAGCGCACAGGCTGGAAGTGAGGTCTGGTGAGGAAGCAGGGCagacctgggggagggaggaaaatggaaaaggagagaaaagtccCAAGCAGGGAGTTGCAGAATCCTGTGCATTGTGAAGTCTTCTAATATGTTACAAATAAACGCATCTAGAATGTCTGTAAAAATAACTTAATAACACACAAAGACCCACGTGATAGATCAAGTGGAACAAACAAGTTCCCACAGTAGATAAGTCCCGCTCCTGTATGAAGACTGTGGCCGAGGTGAGTCTTGGCCAGTGGGGTGGAAGTgtgccctccctctgtccctcttgGGCTGACCAGGACGTGGATACAGCCTGTGAGGGGTTTTGGGCACTGCAGCCCAGGGCAACACTCAGGGACGGCCAAGCACAGAAGAAAAGCCTGGCCCCCAGGACTGGGCAGGCggagcccctccccgccccggcaGTCAGGCTCGTGTGGGGTCTGGTTCTGGGTCTCTGGCACAGCAGCTGCGCTGGAGCCTCACTCTGGTTACTTTGGTACTAAGACTGTTCTTACCCGCGTCTCGATTATCTGtatgttctaaatattttatagggAACATCGTTGGTCCAGCTCCTCCGAGGCACAGCAGACACTGATATGGGACTAAACATGCAAGGATTTTATTAGGGGGGTCCTTTTTATCTGTCTGAGAGAAACTGGGGAGGTTGCCAGAGAGGATTGAGAGCACCAACACACCCGTGCAGGTCTGACCCCATGGGAGGGTGGTGGATCCAAGAGCCCCAGACTGCCATGTAGGTTAGTGAAGCTTGGGCAAGGCCACAGGGCTAGGGTTCCTTGAGCCAAAGTTGGCCGTTAGAGGGGTCCAGGTCTCCCAGAAGCGGCCTGCCCTAGCATTAAGGGCTGGGAGGCAGCCCCTCGCAGGAAATGCAGTGATGATTTCAGAACACAGCGGCTGAGCCTCTGTCAGTGAAGCTCCCTGTGGTGGGAGGTCTGTGAGCTGCATTCTCATGGCCTCCAGAAACATGCAGGTGTTGGGGAAAAGTCACACGCCAGGCAGGAGTGCGCCCAGGTCACTGAGAGGGTCCAAGCCTGTCACAGACACAGACCGGTCACCTGGAACATTCTGGCCACCATGGGCCACCAGTACGTTAGATGCAAGAGTGAACTGTTTTCATTCACAACGCTTATGACACCAAAAGTGTGGAGCTTTTTCTCACCAACCAATTCTCCCATTCTCTGGACACCAGCCGGGTGTCcagcaattcaattcaattctgacaccaacTCCCAGAGTTAGCGCAGACCCCACAGGTTGCGGGCTCAGTCCCAGAAGACTTCCCCCACTTCAGACACTAACCGCAAGTCCCAGGTTGTCACCGGCTCTTCTGACCGAGCCGCTATAAATTCCGGGGTTCACACAACACCCCTCACCTCCTCAGGTTCAATAACTGGctagaacaactcacagaactcacttACTgttacccatttattataaaggatacaactcaggaacaaccAGAGGGCAAGGAAGGGGTGCTGAGCTTCTATGCCCTCTCTGGGCTGGCCACCCTTTGAGCACCGAAGTGTGTTCACAAGcttggaagctctccaaaccccaacTAGTTTAGGGCTTCATTATGTAGGCAGGAATGATGAAATCACTGATGGCTGGTGATTAACTTAATCACCAGCCCCCTCTCTTAATCACGAGGCTCCTGCCCGGAGGAAGGCCAGGAGAAAGTTCCCACCCTCGAATCCTGCCTTGGTCCTTCTGGGGACTAGCCCCCATTTTGAAGCTATCTACAAGCCCccagtcatctcattagcatataAAAGACACTCCTACCACCCCCAAGATTCCAGGGTTTTTaggagctgtgtgccaggaactggagACAAAGACTAATATCTCTTTTTTTATACCACATAGTGTCCCAGCCAGACACATTTGTGATCATGATGACTCAGAAACTAAGGAACTCAGAGTGGAGTCCAGGGGTCCTCACTTGGGAGCTCTTGGGCAATGACCTCGGCCCTTACCACCCAGACTTCAGAAGCTGCAGAGGTGGCCAGAAGCACGGCCAGGGCAGCACCCCATGCCCTTCCCtgcttccattttacagacagggaagaGAGCCTAGAAAGGGGA belongs to Eubalaena glacialis isolate mEubGla1 chromosome 19, mEubGla1.1.hap2.+ XY, whole genome shotgun sequence and includes:
- the GAA gene encoding lysosomal alpha-glucosidase isoform X1 codes for the protein MPPCSCPLLGVCALVSLAILGHILLHDFDVVPRELRSFSQEEIYPARQPGASGQGPQPVPGRHGSPRAAPTQCDLPPDSRFDCAPDKAITQEQCEARGCCYMPARWPSGTQMGQPWCFFPPSYPSYRLENLTTTKTGYTATLIRATPTFFPKDIMTLRLDVLLETESRLHFTIKDPTNQRYEVPLETPRVRSQAPSTLYSVEFSEEPFGVIMRRKLDGRVLLNTTVAPLFFADQFLQLSTSLPSQHITGLAEHLGPLMLSTNWTKITLWNRDVAPAPDVNLYGSHPFYLVLEDGGLAHGVFLLNSNAMDVVLQPSPALSWRSTGGILDVYIFLGPEPKSVVRQYLDIVGYPFMPPYWGLGFHLCRWGYSSTAITRQVVENMTRAHFPLDVQWNDLDYMDARRDFTFNKDGFGDFPAMVQDLHQSGRRYIMIVDPAISSSSPAGTYRPYDEGLRRGVFITNETGQPLIGQVWPGLTAFPDFTNPEALDWWQDMVAEFHAQVPFDGMWIDMNEPSNFVRGSVDGCPNSNLENPPYVPGGSQDVGGASLPGGGSKETARSPPGVVGGTLRAATICASGHQFLSTHYDLHNLYGLTEAFASHRALVKARGTRPFVISRSTFAGHGQYAGHWTGDVWSSWEQLSYSVPEILLFNLLGVPLVGADICGFLGNTSEELCVRWTQLGAFYPFMRNHNGLNSLPQEPYRFSETAQQAMRKAFALRYMLLPYLYTLFHGAHVRGETVARPLFLEFPEDPRTWTVDRQLLWGEALLITPVLKAGKVEVTGYFPRSTWYDLQTVPVAAFGSLPPPAPLTSAIHSEGQWVTLSAPLDTINVHLRAGHIIPMQGPGLTTTESRKKPMALAVALTASGEARGELFWDDGESLGVLDRGAYTQVIFLARNSTIVNQLVHVSSEGAGLLLRKVTVLGVATAPQQVLCNGVPVSNFTYSPDTETLDIPILLTMGEQFLISWS
- the GAA gene encoding lysosomal alpha-glucosidase isoform X2 — its product is MPPCSCPLLGVCALVSLAILGHILLHDFDVVPRELRSFSQEEIYPARQPGASGQGPQPVPGRHGSPRAAPTQCDLPPDSRFDCAPDKAITQEQCEARGCCYMPARWPSGTQMGQPWCFFPPSYPSYRLENLTTTKTGYTATLIRATPTFFPKDIMTLRLDVLLETESRLHFTIKDPTNQRYEVPLETPRVRSQAPSTLYSVEFSEEPFGVIMRRKLDGRVLLNTTVAPLFFADQFLQLSTSLPSQHITGLAEHLGPLMLSTNWTKITLWNRDVAPAPDVNLYGSHPFYLVLEDGGLAHGVFLLNSNAMDVVLQPSPALSWRSTGGILDVYIFLGPEPKSVVRQYLDIVGYPFMPPYWGLGFHLCRWGYSSTAITRQVVENMTRAHFPLDVQWNDLDYMDARRDFTFNKDGFGDFPAMVQDLHQSGRRYIMIVDPAISSSSPAGTYRPYDEGLRRGVFITNETGQPLIGQVWPGLTAFPDFTNPEALDWWQDMVAEFHAQVPFDGMWIDMNEPSNFVRGSVDGCPNSNLENPPYVPGVVGGTLRAATICASGHQFLSTHYDLHNLYGLTEAFASHRALVKARGTRPFVISRSTFAGHGQYAGHWTGDVWSSWEQLSYSVPEILLFNLLGVPLVGADICGFLGNTSEELCVRWTQLGAFYPFMRNHNGLNSLPQEPYRFSETAQQAMRKAFALRYMLLPYLYTLFHGAHVRGETVARPLFLEFPEDPRTWTVDRQLLWGEALLITPVLKAGKVEVTGYFPRSTWYDLQTVPVAAFGSLPPPAPLTSAIHSEGQWVTLSAPLDTINVHLRAGHIIPMQGPGLTTTESRKKPMALAVALTASGEARGELFWDDGESLGVLDRGAYTQVIFLARNSTIVNQLVHVSSEGAGLLLRKVTVLGVATAPQQVLCNGVPVSNFTYSPDTETLDIPILLTMGEQFLISWS